GAAGTGCAAAATGATGTCAATCACTTTTTTTCATGCGTTTGTTGTTGTTTTCTTAACAACGTTCTCTACTCTATCAGTAAAGAATGATATGGTCAATAGTATTTTTCAAATTAATTAAATCAATATGACATAGCATGCTTAGAGAGACACATTAATATTAGTAGATATTCACGTCTAATTGATCCACTATAATGAAGTTTCTTTTTTAACGGAGATTATGAAGAACTATGTTTAAGGTTAAACAAACGTTTAATTAACCTTTTAGCCAATAAAATGAATTTCCTCGTCTCACTCTACTTTAGCAACAGAAAAGTACCCGCTAACTTCAGTTACGAAATTTGTTCTCACCTTAATAACGGAACAAACCGAAGAGTATCGCTACATAACAAAAAGCAGCCGATTTCTCGACTGCTTCAAAACGAACTATGCTAAAAACACGAAATATGCGATAAATACAAAGAACAAACCATACATGATTGGATGAATATTCTTCCCCTCACCTTTTACGACCATAGTGATCGGGTACATTACAAATCCTAACGCAATCCCTGTTGCAATACTGTATGTTAATGGCATTGCAACAATTGTTAAGAATGCTGGAACTGCAATTTCAAATCGTTTCCACTCAATGTTACCGAGTACGCTCACCATCAGGACACCGACTATAATTAAGACTGGTGCTGTAACTGAAGGTGTGACCACTGCTAGTAACGGAGAGAAGAATAGTGCTAACAAGAAAAATCCTGCTGTTACAACAGATGTAAAACCAGTTCGACCACCTGCCGCTACTCCTGATGAAGATTCAATGTAGGCAGTAGTTGTTGATGTACCAAGTACAGCCCCAAGAACAGTTGCAGATGAATCAGCAAACAATGCTTTCCCTGCTCTTGGAAGTTTGTTGTCTTTCATTATGCCTGCCTGCGTCGCAACAGCTATTAAAGTACCCGCTGTGTCGAAGAAATCGACGAATAAGAACGTGAGAACAACGACAAGCATGTCAATTGTAAACAAATCACCAAGATGACCTAAAGCAACGCCGAACGTTGGTTCAAGACTTGGTACGCTACCCACAATCCCGCTTGGAATCGGCACCTGGTTAAAGATCATACCTACGATGGCTGTAATCACCATTCCGTAGAAAATACCGCCCGTTACGTTACGAACCATTAAGATAACAGTAATAATTAATCCGAAGACTGCAAGTAACGTCGGACCTGCGAGAAGATTACCTAGTTGAACAAGTGTAGAATCATTGTTTTGAACAATTCCTGCGCTTTGAAGACCGATAAATGCTATAAAAAGTCCAATCCCGCTCGCTGCCGCGTATTTTAATTCCATCGGAATCGCGTTGATGATCATTTCTCTAATTTTAAAAATGGTAATAATAATAAAGATAATTCCTGAAACAAGTACCCCTGCAAGTGCTGTTTCCCACGGTACGCCCATCACGGTGACAACAGAATAGGTAAAGAACGCATTCAATCCCATTCCTGGCGCCAGAGCGATTGGATATCCCGCTAGAACACCCATAATTAATGTACCGAGCGCAGCAGCAAGTGCTGTGGCAGTAAAGACAGCTCCTTGATCCATCCCTGCATCGGCCAAAACAGCCGGATTCACAAATAGAATGTAAGCCATTGATAAGAACGTCGTTAATCCAGCAATAGTTTCTTTTCTATATGTTGTATTATGCTCATGAAAACGAAAAAAACGATCCATTTCTTTAAGCCCCCCTTATTCCCCTTCATCCATCATTCTAACGGTTTAGTAACCTTTCTTTATTCTTGATTCCTTTAGGTTAACTATTCATAAAAAGAAAAAAAGCTCCGGGTTCTCTACCCGGAGCGGACTAATAGGAAAAGAGAAGGTTCACCACGAGTCGCTACATGAGCATGACGTTTCAATACTTTCTCTATTTCCTTCGTAGTCAGGTTATTTACGGTAACCTGGTAGAGACTTTCGGGCCTTATTCCCGATGTTATACGATGGATGGTCGTTCTATTTATTTACTTTTGTAGTGTATCAGCTTTCTCACAAGGCGTCAATACAAAACACGAACATTTTATCTATTTATTTATATTTCGTTCGTGTTTACTCCCACTCAATTGTAGCGGGCGGCTTAGAAGTAATGTCATACACAACGCGGTTAACGTGATCCACTTCGTTAACAATTCTTGTAGAGATAACCTCAAGGACTTCAAATGGGATACGCGCCCAGTCAGATGTCATGCCATCGATTGATGTTACAGCACGAACACCAATTGTGTAGTCATACGTTCTCGCATCACCCATAACACCAACACTACGGAAATCAGGAAGCGCGGTGAAATATTGCCAGATATCACGATCAAGTCCTGCTTTTTTAATTTCGTCACGAAGAATCGCGTCAGATTCACGTACAACTTTTAACTTTTCTTCTGTTACTTCTCCGATCACACGGATACCAAGACCCGGTCCCGGGAACGGCTGTCTCCATACAATTTCGTCTGGAAGACCAAGCTCTGTACCTACTTTACGAACTTCATCTTTGAAAAGCATATTTAAGGGCTCAATCAAATCGAGCTTCATATCTTCAGGCAGACCGCCTACGTTGTGGTGGGACTTGATGGTTTGAGCAGTCGCTGTTCCACTCTCAACGATATCTGTGTAAAGTGTTCCTTGTGCTAAGAAGGACATGTCTACAAGCTTTTCAGACTCTTCCTCAAACACATAGATAAACTCGTTACCAATGATTTTCCGTTTCTTCTCTGGATCAGTTACGCCTTTAAGCTTTGTAAGGAAACGATCAGCTGCGTCAATTTTGATCAAGTTCATATCGAAGCCTTCACCAAAT
The Pseudalkalibacillus hwajinpoensis genome window above contains:
- a CDS encoding NCS2 family permease — encoded protein: MDRFFRFHEHNTTYRKETIAGLTTFLSMAYILFVNPAVLADAGMDQGAVFTATALAAALGTLIMGVLAGYPIALAPGMGLNAFFTYSVVTVMGVPWETALAGVLVSGIIFIIITIFKIREMIINAIPMELKYAAASGIGLFIAFIGLQSAGIVQNNDSTLVQLGNLLAGPTLLAVFGLIITVILMVRNVTGGIFYGMVITAIVGMIFNQVPIPSGIVGSVPSLEPTFGVALGHLGDLFTIDMLVVVLTFLFVDFFDTAGTLIAVATQAGIMKDNKLPRAGKALFADSSATVLGAVLGTSTTTAYIESSSGVAAGGRTGFTSVVTAGFFLLALFFSPLLAVVTPSVTAPVLIIVGVLMVSVLGNIEWKRFEIAVPAFLTIVAMPLTYSIATGIALGFVMYPITMVVKGEGKNIHPIMYGLFFVFIAYFVFLA